Below is a genomic region from Nitrospinaceae bacterium.
AAGAACACCTGGAGCAGGTGGCTCGTGAACATAAAAACGTTCATCTCAACGTTTGCTACAGCCGGCCTTCCGATGATGATATCAAAGGACAAGACTACCAGTTCGCAGGCCACGTGAATGTCGATCTGCTCAAACAGGTATTGCCCTTACAGAATTATAATTTCTACCTGTGCGGTCCTGAATCCATGATGGCCGCTTTGAGGACGGGTTTAAAAGAATGGGGGGTTCCGGAAAACAGGATTTGGTATGAAAAGTTCGGATCAGGGCCCCCTGCCCTGGAAAAACCCCCGCCCGATATTTCTCCGGGAAAAAGCAAAGCGATTCAGATAACCTTTAAAAATTCCAATAAAACGATTCTCTGGGATGGGTCCGATTCTATATTGGAGTTTGCGGAAGCCAATGGAATCGCCCTGGATTTCGGCTGCCGTTCGGGAAACTGCGGGACTTGCAGTGTGAAGGTTCTTTCCGGGGAAGTGGAATATCAGGATATCCCTTCGGCGGATATCGAGGAGGATCATTGCCTCGCCTGCAGTGCGGTCCCGAAAACGGATCTTGTCCTGGATGCGTAAGGGTCCGGCTGGAATTGTCCGGGGGACCGGCATTCGCCCTACCCCGCGGGAAGGAAGTCAAAGTTTCTAATCAGGAAGAATCGGAGGCTTCCTGAAAAAAACAGGTGTAAAATCCAAACTGTGAAGGGATGATGCCCACGCCGAAAGGGCCGAAGTAAACCGTAAGCCGGGTTCTGTTCTCCATCGGACGATGGAGCGATGGTCATCAATCTAGGCCTGCCGTTGCCGGCAGGCTCAAGCGATCAACCCGAAAGTATCGGACGGGCCGCCCTCAAACACTTTCCTATTCGATCTTGCTCCGGATAGGGTTTACCAAGCTACCGCTGTCGCCAGCGGTACTGGTGAGCTCTTACCTCACCTTTTCACCTTTGCCGCCGCCGGAAAGAAACCTCTCCGGCGGGTGGGCCGTGTCTTTTCTGTGGCACTTTCCTTGAGGTCACCCTCACTCCGCGTTACGGAGTATCCTGCCCTGTGGAGCCCGGACTTTCCTCTATTCCGGCCATAAAGCCGAAACAGCGACCACCTGGTTTACTTCGGCCCTCATCTCAGGAAGAAAAAACGAGTCTACTTTGGCAC
It encodes:
- a CDS encoding oxidoreductase FAD/NAD(P)-binding domain-containing protein, which encodes MSWVGYRKFKVYSKIPEAENVCSFYLSPLDGKPLPPYLPGQYLTFQFHMPGEEKPVIRCYSLSDSPNHPDHYRITVKKILPPPNRPNDPMGRVSSFLVDAVFENDVLEVKAPAGVFCLHPKGKSPVVLLAGGIGITPLLCMLNTLIESGSQRDIWFFLGVRNRKEHVMKEHLEQVAREHKNVHLNVCYSRPSDDDIKGQDYQFAGHVNVDLLKQVLPLQNYNFYLCGPESMMAALRTGLKEWGVPENRIWYEKFGSGPPALEKPPPDISPGKSKAIQITFKNSNKTILWDGSDSILEFAEANGIALDFGCRSGNCGTCSVKVLSGEVEYQDIPSADIEEDHCLACSAVPKTDLVLDA